Within Fibrobacterota bacterium, the genomic segment CCGCGACGGAAGCCGGCGCCAACGTATCCGCCTTGTTCCTCAATGCCGACGCGCCCCTGGAGCGTTACAACATGCCCGACACCCTGAAGGCCCAGTTCATCGCCTTCCTGACCAAGGGCAACGTGCTGTATTCCGATATGGGCCGGGTACTCTGCTCGATCATCGACGACACTTGCGGCTGGCACGACACCTTGTGCGGGGCTACCGACGCGCGCTTGACCGAAACCAAATATGGGACCACGGATTACCAGCAACAGCGCAACGACATGTACCGTAACGGACGTGACAACTTCCTGGTCGAACTGGGGAAATACGGGCTGGGGCGCCGCGATCTGCCCGTGCCCGTGAATTTCTTCAGCAAGGTGATGGTCGACGACGACGGGAATCTCAAGTTCCAAGCCGGCAACGCGCGGGCCGGAGCGGCGGTGGAATTGCGCGCCGAGATGAACGTGCTGGTGGTGTTGTCGAATACGCCCCACCCGATGGATCCTTCCGGAAGATACGCGCCGCCTCCCGTCCGCATGCAAGTCCAGCGCGTCCCCGCCCCCGGCGCCGACGATCCCTGCCGCCGTTTCCGCGCGGAAAACGCCCGCGGATTCATCAACACCGAAATCCTTTTCCGCTGAGGTCCGTGAGCATGCCCACCTTGGTCTATACCGAAAGCGCTTTGCGAACCGGTGATGCCGTCCACGACGAAATCCTTCCCGCCGGCAAAGGTTGGCTGCACCCCATCAAGGCCGGCCAATACTTCCGCATCCTGGATTTGGAAGGAAACCAGGCCGTCGACACCTTGTTCTACAATGCCGCCGATGCGGGCGACCGCTACGACGCCATCAACACCATCCGGGCCCAGGGGAACATCTTCCTGACCACGGGGACGCGCCTG encodes:
- a CDS encoding urea carboxylase-associated family protein, with translation MAEDLILNETLRGGGMWSWTLKRGTALRLTATEAGANVSALFLNADAPLERYNMPDTLKAQFIAFLTKGNVLYSDMGRVLCSIIDDTCGWHDTLCGATDARLTETKYGTTDYQQQRNDMYRNGRDNFLVELGKYGLGRRDLPVPVNFFSKVMVDDDGNLKFQAGNARAGAAVELRAEMNVLVVLSNTPHPMDPSGRYAPPPVRMQVQRVPAPGADDPCRRFRAENARGFINTEILFR